The following proteins come from a genomic window of Corallococcus sp. NCRR:
- a CDS encoding CocE/NonD family hydrolase has translation MSFHPRGLLAALALFSLSGPALAQAPAAPPKPPASPEDERAASLRARFTKYEVRIPMRDGVKLFTTFYVPNDASPQKRYPVLLTRTPYSVGPYGAGRYPRTLSLPGFEKEGFIFAFQDVRGRFMSEGEFVNVRPHRDTKRGKEVDESSDTYDTLDWLVKRVPHNNGKVGMWGVSYPGFYSSAGAIDSHPALKAVSPQAPIADWFWDDMHRHGAFNLQLAFSFFSSFGKPRPAPTDDTDWKPFDFGTPDAYQFFLDLGPLSNADAKHFHGDIAFWKDFVAHPNYDAFWQARNLLPHLKNIKAAVMVVGGWYDTEDLYGPLRTYAAIEKQNPGIANTLVMGPWPHGGWMRSEGTSLGDADFGFPTSAQYQDLVLAFFKQHLKGGPDAAVPEAFVFEGGANRWRRLDAWPPKGTKEARLYFQPQGALTFQAPKAPAPSFDEYVSDPARPVPYTQDLNPGWSKSYMTEDQRFASRRPDVLTYQTEPLTQDLTLAGPLEAELWVSTTGSDADWVVKLVDVNPGKVPGWTKEQEHSGERDRGAQQTLVRGEPFRGRFRDSYSQPKPFTPNEVTKVRFVINDVFHTFQRGHRLMVQVQSSWFPFVDRNPQTFVPNIFEAKPTDFVRAMHRLHHTAAQPSALKVNVLPALDE, from the coding sequence ATGTCCTTCCACCCCCGCGGCCTTCTGGCCGCGCTCGCGCTGTTCTCGCTGTCCGGCCCCGCGCTCGCGCAGGCCCCCGCCGCGCCGCCCAAGCCGCCCGCGAGCCCCGAGGATGAGCGCGCCGCGTCCCTCCGGGCGCGCTTCACGAAGTACGAGGTGCGCATCCCCATGCGTGACGGCGTGAAGCTCTTCACGACGTTCTACGTGCCCAACGACGCGAGCCCCCAGAAGCGCTACCCCGTGCTGCTGACGCGCACGCCGTACTCCGTGGGGCCGTATGGAGCCGGCCGCTATCCCAGGACGCTGAGCCTGCCCGGCTTCGAGAAGGAGGGCTTCATCTTCGCCTTCCAGGACGTGCGCGGCCGGTTCATGTCCGAGGGTGAGTTCGTCAACGTGCGCCCCCACCGCGACACCAAGCGCGGCAAGGAGGTGGACGAGAGCAGCGACACATACGACACGCTCGACTGGCTGGTGAAGCGCGTGCCCCACAACAACGGCAAGGTGGGCATGTGGGGCGTGTCCTATCCGGGCTTCTATTCGTCCGCGGGCGCCATCGATTCGCACCCCGCGCTCAAGGCCGTGTCGCCGCAGGCGCCCATCGCGGACTGGTTCTGGGACGACATGCACCGGCATGGCGCCTTCAACCTCCAGCTCGCGTTCAGCTTCTTCTCCAGCTTCGGCAAGCCCCGCCCCGCGCCCACCGACGACACGGACTGGAAGCCCTTCGACTTCGGCACCCCGGACGCCTACCAGTTCTTCCTGGACCTGGGCCCGCTGTCCAACGCGGACGCGAAGCACTTCCACGGCGACATCGCCTTCTGGAAGGACTTCGTCGCGCACCCCAACTACGACGCCTTCTGGCAGGCGCGGAACCTGCTGCCGCACCTGAAGAACATCAAGGCGGCGGTGATGGTGGTGGGCGGCTGGTACGACACGGAGGACCTCTACGGGCCGCTGCGCACGTACGCCGCCATCGAGAAGCAGAACCCCGGCATCGCCAACACGCTGGTGATGGGCCCCTGGCCCCACGGCGGCTGGATGCGCTCGGAAGGCACGTCGCTGGGGGACGCGGACTTCGGCTTCCCCACCAGCGCCCAGTACCAGGACCTGGTGCTGGCCTTCTTCAAGCAGCACCTCAAGGGCGGCCCGGACGCGGCCGTGCCGGAGGCGTTCGTCTTCGAGGGCGGCGCCAACCGCTGGCGCCGGCTGGACGCCTGGCCGCCCAAGGGCACGAAGGAGGCGCGCCTGTACTTCCAGCCCCAGGGCGCGCTGACGTTCCAGGCGCCCAAGGCACCAGCGCCGTCGTTCGACGAATACGTGAGCGACCCGGCCCGGCCCGTGCCGTACACGCAGGACCTGAACCCCGGCTGGTCCAAGTCGTACATGACGGAGGATCAGCGCTTCGCCTCGCGCCGGCCGGACGTGCTCACGTACCAGACGGAGCCGCTGACCCAGGACCTCACGCTCGCGGGCCCGCTGGAGGCGGAGCTGTGGGTCTCCACGACGGGCAGTGACGCGGACTGGGTGGTGAAGCTGGTGGACGTGAACCCGGGGAAGGTGCCCGGCTGGACGAAGGAGCAGGAGCACTCCGGCGAGCGCGACCGGGGCGCGCAGCAGACGCTGGTGCGCGGCGAGCCGTTCCGCGGCCGCTTCCGCGACAGCTACTCCCAGCCCAAGCCCTTCACACCCAACGAGGTGACGAAGGTGCGCTTCGTCATCAACGACGTGTTCCACACCTTCCAGCGCGGCCACCGGCTGATGGTGCAGGTGCAGTCGAGCTGGTTCCCCTTTGTCGACCGCAACCCGCAGACCTTCGTGCCCAACATCTTCGAGGCGAAGCCCACCGACTTCGTGCGCGCGATGCACCGGCTGCACCACACGGCGGCCCAGCCCAGTGCGTTGAAGGTGAACGTCCTGCCCGCGTTGGACGAGTAG
- a CDS encoding peroxiredoxin: MAKMLKEGDAVPDVTLQGPGGAPVRLRDLLGDKAMVIYFYPRDDSPGCTVQACSLRDQYQDFTDAGADVVGISSDSAESHEKFVAKYRLPFRLLSDPDGAARKAFGVGTNFLGLLPGRVTFVADKGGTIRYAFDSQIQVKKHAEHALDVVRSLTGQGAAPTRPA; encoded by the coding sequence ATGGCCAAGATGCTGAAAGAAGGGGATGCGGTTCCGGATGTCACCCTGCAGGGGCCGGGCGGCGCGCCGGTGCGCCTGCGAGACCTGCTGGGCGACAAGGCGATGGTCATCTACTTCTATCCGAGGGACGACTCCCCGGGATGTACGGTCCAGGCCTGCAGCCTGAGGGATCAGTACCAGGACTTCACGGACGCGGGCGCGGACGTGGTGGGCATCAGCAGCGACTCCGCGGAGTCCCACGAGAAGTTCGTCGCGAAGTACCGCCTCCCCTTCCGCCTTCTCAGCGACCCGGATGGCGCGGCGCGCAAGGCCTTCGGGGTGGGCACCAACTTCCTGGGGCTCCTGCCCGGGCGGGTGACGTTCGTCGCGGACAAGGGCGGCACCATCCGCTACGCGTTCGACTCGCAGATCCAGGTGAAGAAGCACGCCGAGCACGCGCTGGATGTCGTCCGGTCGCTCACGGGCCAGGGAGCCGCTCCCACCCGTCCTGCCTGA
- a CDS encoding SMI1/KNR4 family protein, giving the protein MPTNMQRLLAQISQHHFPNPPATPAQVAAFEARVGWPLDEDLRAFYLHCDGAALFKPWPDTNFWILPLIQVRRGRVAIQGRDEDANGPPDWYALVDLQDTDFVLVDVTQRTDPYPMRDGYHGTFPEPGHTKIIAPSFGEFLEKALASGDDFFWLD; this is encoded by the coding sequence ATGCCCACGAACATGCAGCGCCTGCTGGCCCAGATTTCCCAACACCACTTCCCAAACCCGCCCGCCACACCCGCGCAAGTCGCCGCGTTTGAGGCACGCGTGGGCTGGCCGCTTGATGAGGACCTCCGCGCCTTCTACCTGCACTGCGACGGAGCCGCGCTCTTCAAGCCCTGGCCAGACACCAACTTCTGGATCCTTCCCCTTATCCAGGTGCGCCGCGGACGGGTGGCAATTCAAGGGCGAGACGAGGATGCGAACGGGCCACCCGACTGGTACGCGCTCGTGGACCTTCAGGACACGGACTTCGTCCTGGTCGACGTGACGCAGCGCACGGACCCATACCCCATGCGCGACGGGTACCACGGCACGTTCCCGGAGCCGGGCCATACGAAAATCATCGCGCCGTCGTTCGGAGAGTTCCTGGAGAAGGCATTGGCCAGCGGCGATGATTTCTTCTGGCTGGATTGA
- a CDS encoding SMI1/KNR4 family protein, producing MPMDPLLAEVSRIHFPNAPATPATPAKLAAFEARVGWDLDEDLRAFYLHCDGCTLFAPRADALYRVLPLAEIRHARLVIRSSDEDRDGAPSIFTLVDMQDSDYVVLDNTQREAGRYPLFDAFHETFPEEMERIASSFAEFLERALRSGNRAFWLREESTGG from the coding sequence ATGCCCATGGATCCACTCCTGGCCGAAGTCTCCCGGATCCACTTCCCCAACGCGCCCGCGACGCCCGCGACGCCCGCGAAATTGGCCGCCTTCGAGGCGCGCGTCGGTTGGGATCTGGACGAGGACCTGCGTGCCTTCTACCTGCACTGCGACGGGTGCACGCTCTTCGCGCCACGCGCCGATGCCCTCTACCGCGTCTTGCCGCTCGCGGAGATCCGCCACGCCCGCCTGGTCATCCGATCCAGCGATGAGGACCGGGACGGGGCGCCGTCCATCTTCACGCTGGTGGACATGCAAGACTCCGACTACGTCGTCCTGGACAACACCCAGCGCGAGGCGGGCCGATACCCGCTGTTCGACGCCTTCCATGAGACATTCCCGGAGGAGATGGAGCGCATCGCATCCAGCTTCGCGGAGTTCCTGGAGCGTGCGCTGCGCAGCGGCAACCGCGCATTCTGGTTGAGAGAGGAGTCAACGGGTGGATGA
- a CDS encoding S8 family serine peptidase: protein MQNMRKRFSTSRGGWRPVTALVLGCTLAVPAGALAAERTPSSATRAPAAPGAAVATALQAGGTTLATPSGWVFHQTARPVSGLRTLDVVRDTGVQLHVWRERQADGTERAFSAYTRGGSELLGRVQQEEYLIRLAEASFDPLARTAPLLGNALVADRNNTLSLVQFHGTPLPEYRETIENAGGKVLRFLSDHTYLVEMPSEVRARVTQLPAVRWVGDYHPEWRLEPVLRDALLGRTAALLPQRYSIMLGEGGAARQARVTALVERLGGKVDLVEPGGLRVEATLNQEQLASVVRANEVQFIDRWGGPGEVDMDIVRATGGANYVEGLKGWNGQGVRGEIFDTELRTTHREWPTAPIIHSTGTSGSLHGTACYSHNFAKGVDPLARGLLPGGQGIFFLYSEATQFGGTKSRLAMNQELLNPSGPYRAVFQTSSVGSTLTTSYTTLSAEVDDYLFKAPILSTQSQSNSGTRSSRPQAWAKNIVSVGGIRHYNTQTRTDDRWSSGASIGPAADGRIKPDLAFYYDSIRGAYGSSDSAYTEFSGTSSATPQTAGHFGLLHQMWHEGVWAGHGKKADVFTSRPKMATAKALMINGASKYNWLAGGSNADIDRNKQGWGTSDLKRLYDRAAKTFVVDETDVLAPLGSKAYTFTVASGEPELNVTMVYTDPMGTVGAARARINDLSLRVTAPNGTVYWGNNGLTAGNVSTSGGVSNKVDTVENVFLASPAAGTWKVEVLADEVVQDAHTATTAVDAVYALVVSGVNLASKLP, encoded by the coding sequence ATGCAGAACATGCGGAAGCGGTTCTCGACGTCTCGTGGTGGCTGGCGGCCGGTGACGGCGCTGGTGCTGGGCTGCACCCTGGCGGTTCCGGCTGGCGCGCTCGCTGCGGAGCGCACCCCTTCATCGGCCACGCGGGCTCCGGCGGCGCCGGGCGCGGCGGTGGCGACGGCGCTCCAGGCGGGGGGCACCACGCTGGCGACGCCGTCCGGGTGGGTGTTCCACCAGACGGCGCGGCCGGTCAGCGGCCTGCGCACGCTGGACGTGGTGCGGGACACCGGCGTGCAACTGCACGTCTGGCGTGAGCGGCAGGCGGACGGCACGGAGCGCGCCTTCTCCGCGTACACGCGCGGCGGCTCGGAGCTGCTGGGCCGCGTGCAGCAGGAGGAGTACCTCATCCGGTTGGCGGAGGCGTCGTTCGACCCGCTGGCGCGCACCGCGCCGCTGTTGGGCAACGCGCTGGTGGCGGACCGGAACAACACCCTGTCGCTGGTGCAGTTCCACGGCACGCCGCTGCCGGAGTACCGGGAGACGATCGAGAACGCGGGCGGCAAGGTGCTGCGCTTCCTGTCGGACCACACGTACCTGGTGGAGATGCCGTCGGAGGTCCGCGCTCGCGTGACCCAGCTCCCGGCCGTGCGCTGGGTGGGGGACTACCATCCGGAATGGCGCCTGGAGCCGGTGCTGCGGGACGCGCTGCTCGGACGCACGGCGGCGCTCTTGCCCCAGCGCTACTCCATCATGCTGGGTGAGGGCGGCGCGGCCCGCCAGGCCCGTGTGACGGCGTTGGTGGAGCGGCTGGGCGGCAAGGTGGACCTGGTGGAGCCGGGCGGTCTGCGCGTGGAGGCCACGCTCAACCAGGAGCAGCTGGCCTCGGTCGTGCGCGCCAACGAGGTGCAGTTCATCGACCGCTGGGGCGGCCCTGGCGAGGTGGACATGGACATCGTGCGCGCGACGGGCGGCGCCAACTACGTCGAGGGGCTCAAGGGCTGGAACGGGCAGGGCGTGCGCGGGGAGATCTTCGACACCGAGCTGCGCACCACCCACCGCGAGTGGCCCACCGCGCCCATCATCCACAGCACGGGCACGTCCGGTTCGCTGCACGGGACGGCCTGCTACAGCCACAACTTCGCCAAGGGCGTGGATCCGCTGGCCAGGGGCCTGCTGCCGGGCGGGCAGGGCATCTTCTTCCTGTACTCGGAGGCCACGCAGTTTGGCGGCACCAAGTCCCGCCTCGCGATGAACCAGGAGCTGCTCAACCCGAGCGGCCCCTACCGCGCGGTGTTCCAGACCTCCAGCGTGGGCAGCACGCTGACGACGTCGTACACAACCCTCTCCGCGGAGGTGGACGACTACCTGTTCAAGGCGCCCATCCTCAGCACTCAGTCGCAGAGCAACAGCGGCACGCGCAGCTCCCGGCCGCAGGCGTGGGCGAAGAACATCGTCTCCGTGGGCGGCATCCGGCACTACAACACGCAGACGCGCACGGATGACCGCTGGTCGTCGGGGGCGAGCATCGGCCCGGCGGCGGACGGCCGCATCAAGCCGGACCTGGCGTTCTACTACGACAGCATCCGGGGCGCGTATGGCTCCTCGGACAGCGCCTACACGGAGTTCAGCGGCACCAGCTCCGCCACGCCGCAGACGGCAGGCCACTTCGGCCTGCTGCACCAGATGTGGCACGAGGGCGTGTGGGCGGGCCACGGCAAGAAGGCGGACGTCTTCACCAGCCGCCCGAAGATGGCCACGGCCAAGGCGCTGATGATCAACGGCGCGTCCAAGTACAACTGGCTGGCGGGCGGCTCGAACGCGGACATCGACCGCAACAAGCAGGGCTGGGGCACGTCCGACTTGAAGCGCCTGTACGACCGCGCGGCGAAGACGTTCGTGGTGGACGAGACGGACGTCCTCGCGCCGCTCGGGAGCAAGGCGTACACCTTCACAGTGGCCAGCGGTGAGCCGGAGCTCAACGTCACGATGGTGTACACGGATCCAATGGGCACGGTGGGCGCGGCGCGGGCGCGCATCAATGACTTGTCCCTGCGAGTGACGGCGCCCAACGGCACCGTGTACTGGGGCAACAACGGCCTGACGGCGGGCAACGTGTCCACGTCCGGCGGCGTGTCCAACAAGGTGGACACCGTGGAGAACGTCTTCCTCGCGAGCCCGGCCGCGGGCACGTGGAAGGTGGAGGTCCTGGCGGACGAGGTGGTCCAGGACGCCCACACTGCGACGACGGCGGTGGACGCCGTCTACGCCCTGGTGGTGAGCGGCGTGAACCTCGCGTCGAAGCTGCCGTAG